DNA from Variovorax sp. PBL-H6:
GGGCCCAGCCCGCGGCGCCTTTCCGTGGGTCTCGACCGCGACCGGCTGGCCATGCTGCTCGCGGTGCTGCACCGCCATGCGGGCGTGGCGTGCATGGATCAGGACGTGTTCGTCAACGCGGTGGGCGGCGTGCGCATCAGCGAGCCGGCGGCCGACCTGGCGGTGATGCTGTCCATCACCTCCAGCCTGCGCGGCAAGCCATTGCCCAAGGGTTTCATCGCCTTCGGCGAGGTGGGTCTGGCGGGTGAGGTGCGACCGGCGCCGCGCGGGCAGGAGCGGCTGCGTGAAGCCGCCAAGCTGGGCTTCAGCGTGGCGGTGGTGCCCAAGGCCAACGCGCCGCGCAAGGGCGCCAAGGAGATCGAAGGGCTGACGATCCATGCAGTGGAGCGCATCGAGGAGGCGATGGAGGTGGTGCGCGGGCTGGATTGAACCGTCGGGCTTCCGCATTGAGTCCGGCGACAATGCAGTCCATGAATTTCGGGAAAATCTTCATCCCTCTCGCAGGGCTGCTTCTGCTCGGCGCGTCCTATCGCGCCTATGGCTGGCCTGGCGTCGCCTTCGCCGGAGGTGCCATCATCATGTTCCTGCTGATGCACTTCAATCGCACGATGCAGGTGCTGAAGCGCGCGGCCGACCGGCCCATTGGCACGGTGGCGAGTGCGGTGATGCTCAACGCCAAGCTCAAGCCCAAGGTGACCCTGCTCCACGTGATCGCAATGACCCGCGCGCTCGGCGAGCAGCGCACGCCCAAGGATGCGCAGCCCGAGGTCTACCGCTGGACCGACAACGGCGGCTCCTGGGTCGATGCCACCTTCGTCAACGGAAAGCTGACCGAATGGCAACTGGTGCGGCCGGAGGCACCGGCCGAGAACGAGGGGCAGCCGGCCGCTCCGCCGAGCGCCGACGCCGTCAAGCCCGGTGCCGCGGATGCACTGCGGCCGCCGGTGTAGCGCGTTCGGCCTTGCGTGCCTCACGCTCTATAAGGTTGATTGAACGTCGTCAATCACCCGATCGGGTGTATTGCTCAGTTTCACCTGTTCGCGCATGCTCCCGCAGCCCATGTGACTTGCGGGCTTGACACACGAATGGGAAACATATGCTCACTTTTGCTCCAGATAGCAGGCAGACATTTCAGCGCCCGCTCGCCTACACCGGCGTGCGCGAACTGAGAGAGGAAGAAATCCACCTTGTCTCGGGGGGAGATGCCAACTCCGATGCATTGGCGTGTGCATTGGCTGCACTCGCAGCACTGGAGGCTCCCAGCATTGGCATGATCGGCGTCGCATTGGGCTTGTGCGGTGTTGCGAGCCAAAGCGCGCCGGTCAGTGTGAACTGCGCGCCTGACAACGCCTGTGTGGATGCCAGCGTCGATGGCTCCGACGGTAATGGGAGTGCCGGCAGCTGTGCCGATGGGTGCAGCGCTGGCGACAGCGCAAGCACAGACTAGGTGTCAGGTCTGGCCGCAGCCCCACCCGCTCGCTTTTGGTCAAGAGCTCATGAAAGAAAACCTGCCACGTTACATCCGGGCTCTCCTTTACCTTGCGCTGGCGCTCCTCGTGCTAGGCAATGCGTATTCGAAGCTCGAGGCCTATGGTGCGAGCCATGACAGAACCGCCTTGATTTGGATAGCGGTCCTTGTCTGCTGTGCGATCACGCTCATGGGCTTGGCTTTGCGTGCCATCAAGGTGAAACGCAATGGCGGGCACTGACGCCGCCAATTGATCGGCCGTCGTTCGATCCGGAGCAACCAATGTCGCCTCAGAACGGCGCCGATTCGTCCGCCAATTCCTCAGCAGGCGCCGAGGCCTTCGGCGGCGCATCGACCGGCGCCGCGCCCAGCTGCATTTCCCCGCCCAGCGCCTCGATCAGCTCCGGCACCAGTTGCCCGAGCTCGCCGGTCGCAATGGCGGCGTCGGCATCGAAGTTGTCTTCCTTGGCCGAGCCCGGCGTCTCGTCCAGCGTGCCTTCGATGAACACGATCTTGCGCAGCTGCATGCCCTCGGTCAGCTCGAAGGACACGCGGTCGTCCCAGGTCATGGCCAGTCGCGTGGGGCGCTTGCCATCCGCGATGTGCTGGCGCACCTCGTCGATGTCCAGCGGGTGCTTGGCGTAGCGCACCACCGCCTTCGATTCGTCGGTAGCCTTGAGCTCGCATTCGCGGTCGATGGTGAAGCCGGCTGGCGGCTCCTGCGTCGACAGCCAGTCCGACATGGCAACGGCCGGCTCCACTTGCGTGTTGATCTGCGCTACCGCGAAGCCTTCCAGTGCCTTCACCAGGCTGGTCACGACCTCGTCGGCGCGCGCCGCGTTGCTCGCATTCACGACCAGTCGGCGCGCGGCCGGATCGATCCAGACCGCGATGCGCACATGGCGGGTGAAGGCCAGCGGCAGCAGCTCCTGCGTGATGTCCTCCTTGAGCTCCTTCTTCTCCTTCTTGCCGGGCTTGCGGCCGGTGGTGGCCTCGATCTGCGCGGCGCGCTCCTCGACCTTGCGGCGCACCACGGAGCCCGGAAGGGTCTTGCTCTCGATCATGTATTCGAGCAGCCATTGGCCGCCGACGGATTCGACCAGTGGCCCGTGTTCCTGGCCGCGGGGCTCGGTCCAGCCGGCGGCTTTCTCCTGCGAGGGGCTGCAGGGCACGAAGCGAAAGGCGTCCAGGCGCTGCTCGGCGTCGGTGAGCGTTTGCGACCACGTGGATTCGATGCGATAGACGATGACGTTCTTGAAGACGGACACGAGAAGAGAACCCTTTTCCTGGCTGTTTGGCAAAGCCGAGCATTGTCGGCGGGACGAACTGGGGCCGCGCCGTAAAATCGCAAGCTTTTGCGACATCCCTGCCCCAAAGGACAAAGAAATGAGCGCGCTGCCCCCTGCACTGGACGATCGTGACGGAAAGATCTGGATGGACGGTGATCTCGTGGACTGGCGCGACGCCAAGATCCACGTGCTGAGCCACACGCTGCACTACGGCTGCGGCGCTTTCGAGGGGGTCAGGGCCTACAAGACGGTCGACGGCACTGCGATCTTCCGCCTGGCCGAGCATACCGAGCGGCTCTTCAACAGCGCCAAGATCCTGCGCATGAAGATTCCCTTCACACCCGAGCAGCTCAACGAGGCGCAAAAGCAGGTGGTGCGGGCCAACAATCTTGAGAGCTGCTACCTGCGTCCGCTGGTGTGGATCGGCTCCGAGAAGCTGGGCGTGAGTCCCAAGGGCAACCGCATCCACGCGATGGTCGCGGCCTGGGCCTGGGGCGCCTACCTGGGCGACGAAGGCATGAAGCGCGGCATCCGCGTCAAGACCTCGAGCTACACGCGCCATCACGTCAACATCACGATGACGCAGGCCAAGGCGGTGAGCAACTACAGCAACTCCATCCTCGCCAACATGGAAGCACTGGACGACGGCTACGACGAGGCACTGCTGCTCGACGCGTCCGGCTTCGTGAGCGAGGGCGCCGGCGAGAACATCTTCGTGGTCAAGGGCGGCGTGGTCTACACGCCCGACCTGTCGGCTGGCGCGCTGAACGGCATCACGCGAAACACCATCCTCCACATCTGCAAGGACCTCGGCATCGAGCTGGTGCAGAAGCGCATCACGCGCGACGAGGTCTACATCGCCGAGGAAGCCTTCTTCACCGGCACGGCGGCCGAGGTCACACCGATCCGTGAGCTCGATCGCATCGAGATCGGCCAGGGGTCGCGCGGGCCCGTCACCGAGAAGATCCAGAGCGCCTTCTTCGACATCGTGAACGGCCGCAATCCCAAGTACGCCCACTGGCTCACCAAGGTCTGAGAGAAAAGAATGAGTGCCAATGCCGTGATCGAACTGTCGGGCCAGGACCTGAACCACCAGGGCGGGGTGTTCTGCCCCAATCCGAAGGCCGACATGAAGCTGTGGAGCGCGCACCCCAAGATCTACCTGGACGTGGCGCGTACCGGCGAGGCCAAGTGCCCTTACTGCGGCACGGTCTACCGGCTCAAAGCGGGCGAGGCGGTGGCGCATCGCCACTGACGACGGGCGCCGCCCGGCGGCGGGGCAACAGCCCGCGCCATGAATCCCCCGGAGCCTGGGCCAGCCTCAGGTAGATCGTCGACACCCAGAGCAGGCTGAGCCCGATCTGCGCATCGCGCAGGGCCGAGTTCGCGTTGGTCGCGATCAGCGCGATCAGCTGCGCGGCGAAAGCGTAGCGGCCGTACAGGTCGTCGCGCCGCCAGGACACCCAGACACCCGTCAGCAGGATTGCCAGCAAGGTCAGAGCGCCCGGAATGCCGGCTTGCGAGCCCATCCACAGAAGGTCGTTGTGCGGCATGTTGTAGTCGGCGAGCAGCTTGGGCCCGCGCAGGTGCCATTGCTCGGTCCAGCCGCCGATGCCCCAGCCGGTGAGGGGCCGGTCGAGGATCATGCGGCCGGTGTCGCGGTACATGTAGTAGCGCACCACCCAGCTGCCCTCGGACACGGCGCCGCCCTGCGCGGCCTCGAGTTCCTGCACGCCGAGCTCGAACTTCTGCTGCACCGCCGGTGAATTCCACAGGCCCACGGCTGCGATCGCACCGACGGCGATCAGCACCAGCGCCAGCACCTTGAGCTGCCGCCGCCACTGGTGCACACAGGCCGCCGGAATCACCAGCAGCAGCGCCAGCAGCGAGGTGCGCGAGGGCAGGCTGAAGGTGATGACCACGATGACCGCCAACATGACCACGAAGGCCGCCACCGCGCGCAGCGGCCGGTGCTCCGAGAGCGCCTGCAGGCCGAACACGGCCGCGGTCGCGCCCAGGATCGTGAAGAGCAGCGCGTTGCTGATGGACTTGTTGCCGACCAGGAAGATCACGCCGCGCCAGGGCTCCAGCACCGGGAAATAGATCTTCAGGGCGATCGCCGACCAGAACGCCGCGATCAGGAGGATGTTGAAGAGCGCCATGACGAGGAAGCCCCGCAGCGCCCAGATCGCCTCCTCGCGGGTGAGGGCCAGCGCCATCAGCAGCGTGGCCGCGATGCGCAGGCCGTGGGTGAGGTTCGACGGCGTCTGCGGATACCAGGGGCGCAGCGCCAGTATCACCAGCGTCCACACCACGTAGGCCACGATCGGCCACCACATCGGGTTGGCACGCAGCCGTCGCTCGCGCTCGCGCCAGTTGCCGGCCACGAGCAGGGCGGCAAGCATCAGCAAGGCTGCCAGGTAAGGAACGCCGACCGGCATGAACACTGTCAGCCCCCAGAACATGGCCGCGGGGCGGACGAGTTGCGATCTCTGCATGGTGGCGGATTCTAGGGGTCGCAGATCGAGCGCTGCCTGACTTTGCGGGTCTACTTGGGCCGCCGCGGCGCGCCATCGCTCGCGCGCTGGAGTCGACGGCCCGCCGAGCAGTCGCCCGCTTCGCGAGCCGGTCTCCGTGCGGGGCGCTTCGACTACCAGCGCACCCGCAGCCCCGCCGAAGCATTGAGCTGCGACTTCACGCGGGTGTCTCCACCTGACGCCCACAGCTTGCCGACTTCGCCGTAGGGTGGTGCAGCCGGCCTGCACTGGTGGCGATATCGCCTTTCACGCGCCCGCACCCCTCGGGCTTCGAACGGATCGAGCGCGGTCTAGTTCGGAAGTGCAATCACGAAGCTCGCACCGCCGCCGGGCCGCTCCTCGCAGCGCACGCTGCCGCCGTGGCGCTCGGTGATCGACTTCACCAGTGCGAGGCCGAGGCCCACGCCGCCGTTGCGCTCGCTGGCGCCCGGCAGCCGGTAGAAGGGCTCGAAGATGCGATCGCGTAGCGCGGCCGGGACGCCCGGGCCGCGATCGTTGACGCGGATTTCCGCCGCGCCGTACCGGCTGCCGAGCTCCACGCTGATCTCACCGGCGCCGTAGCGGCGCGCGTTCTCGAGCAGGTTGCGGATGGCGCGGCGAAGGAGGCGCGGCACGCCGCGTACCGTGAGGGCGTCGCTGCTGGCGTCCTCGGCCACGTCGAGCTCGGCGTCGACACGCGCACACTCCTCGGCGGCCAGGCCGGTGAGGTCCACGATCTCGACCGTGCCCATGTCGGCTTCCTTGGCATCCAGCCGGCTGGACAGCAGGATCTCGTCGATCAGCTGATCGAGCTCGGCGATGTTGCGCGCGATCTCGTCGCGTGCGGTCGGGCTCGGCCGGTCGCTCATGAGCTCAAGGCCCATGCGAATGCGCGCCAGGGGCGAGCGCAGCTCGTGCGAGGCATTGGCGAGCAGCGACTTGTGCGAACGCACCAGCTCCTCGATGCGCGCCGCGGCGGCATTGAAGCGATTGGAGAGGTCGGCCACCTCGTCCTGCCCCTCTTCGGCCACGCGCGTGGACAGGTCGCCTTCGCCCCAGCGCTGCACGCCGCGCTGCAGCGCTTCGAGCCGCTTGGTGAGGCGGCGCACGATGGGGTAGACACCCAGCGCCACCGCCATGCCCACCAACGCGACCATCCAGCCCAGGCCGAAAGGCGTCCGCCAGGCCGCGAGGCCGGTGCTGCCCGTGGGCCGGGCGCGCGGCGCAACGCGCAGCGACATCGCGCGGCCGTCCTCGAGCATCACCTCGAACTCCAGTCCTTGGCCCGGAACGCGCACCGCGCTGCCACTGCCGATAGCCCGGTCCTTGGCGTCGAGCACCACCACCTCGCGCGGCACGGCAGAGAGGCGCTCGCGCTCGTTCTCGGCGGCTTCGCGCACGATCCAGTTGGCGCACAGGGTGAGGATGACGACGCCGCCCACCACCGCCAGCCAGATGCGGACGTAGAGATGGCGCCTGTACAGATTGAGCAACATCAGTCCTGCTGCTTGGCGAACACGTAGCCCACGCCCCGCACGGTCAGGATGCGCTTGGGGTTCTTGGCATCGGCTTCGATGGCTGCGCGGATGCGGCCCATGTGCACGTCGATCGAGCGATCGAAGGCTTCCAGCTCGCGGCCGCGGACGGCTTCCATGATCTGGTCGCGCGTGAGCACGCGGCCTGCGCGTTCGGCCATGGCGACCAGCAGGTCGAACTGGTAGGAGGTCAGGTCGGCCATCGCGCCGCCCACCGCCACGCTGCGGGCGTTGCGGTCGATCTCCAGCGTGCCGAAGCGCATCACGGCAGCGGGCGTCGCCTCGCTGCCGCCTTCGCTGCGCCGGCGCAGTACCGCACGGATGCGCGCCAGCAGCTCGCGCGGCTCGAAGGGCTTGGGCAGGTAGTCGTCGGCGCCGATCTCCAGGCCGATGATGCGGTCCATCGGGTCGCCCTTGGCGGTGAGCATCAGCACCGACACCTTGGCGAGCGCGCTGTTGGGCAGGGCACGGATACGTCGGCAGACCTCGAGACCGTCGAGGTCCGGCAGCATCAGGTCGAGGATGACGAGGTCGGGCGAGCGCTGCTGCAGCGTCTCGAGCCCGCTGGCGCCATCGAGTGCATGGTGGAAGCCGAAGCCTGACTGCGTCAGGTACTCCCCGACCATCTGAGCCAGGCGGGCGTCGTCTTCGATCATCAGGAGTTGGGGTGTGCTCATCGGAATCCTCGGCCGGCGTTTCGCCGGTTTGTTCGGCCCGGCAGGAAGCCGGGGGAAATGCTGGAGCCTAGCGTCGCCGGGCGGAGACAAGAAGGCTTGAACGCTCCGTAAAGTTGGCGTAAACCTCGCAGCGGATGGTATCCATCGTCACGGGGCGGCAAACAGCATGGAGGCTGCAGCGGCACCGTCGGGCGGGGGCGCGGCGCCGACCCTCTCGGCCAGCACGCCGCGCAGGGTCCCATCGTCCAGGTCCGGATGCTCGCCGCCGGCACGACGCAGGATCTCGCCGGCCAGCGCCCGCAGCTGCTCGGCCGAGTCCCGCATGCGCGCCTGGAAAGCGGCGTCGTCCAGGC
Protein-coding regions in this window:
- a CDS encoding glycerate kinase; this translates as MQSMNFGKIFIPLAGLLLLGASYRAYGWPGVAFAGGAIIMFLLMHFNRTMQVLKRAADRPIGTVASAVMLNAKLKPKVTLLHVIAMTRALGEQRTPKDAQPEVYRWTDNGGSWVDATFVNGKLTEWQLVRPEAPAENEGQPAAPPSADAVKPGAADALRPPV
- a CDS encoding recombination-associated protein RdgC, translating into MSVFKNVIVYRIESTWSQTLTDAEQRLDAFRFVPCSPSQEKAAGWTEPRGQEHGPLVESVGGQWLLEYMIESKTLPGSVVRRKVEERAAQIEATTGRKPGKKEKKELKEDITQELLPLAFTRHVRIAVWIDPAARRLVVNASNAARADEVVTSLVKALEGFAVAQINTQVEPAVAMSDWLSTQEPPAGFTIDRECELKATDESKAVVRYAKHPLDIDEVRQHIADGKRPTRLAMTWDDRVSFELTEGMQLRKIVFIEGTLDETPGSAKEDNFDADAAIATGELGQLVPELIEALGGEMQLGAAPVDAPPKASAPAEELADESAPF
- a CDS encoding branched-chain amino acid transaminase; translated protein: MSALPPALDDRDGKIWMDGDLVDWRDAKIHVLSHTLHYGCGAFEGVRAYKTVDGTAIFRLAEHTERLFNSAKILRMKIPFTPEQLNEAQKQVVRANNLESCYLRPLVWIGSEKLGVSPKGNRIHAMVAAWAWGAYLGDEGMKRGIRVKTSSYTRHHVNITMTQAKAVSNYSNSILANMEALDDGYDEALLLDASGFVSEGAGENIFVVKGGVVYTPDLSAGALNGITRNTILHICKDLGIELVQKRITRDEVYIAEEAFFTGTAAEVTPIRELDRIEIGQGSRGPVTEKIQSAFFDIVNGRNPKYAHWLTKV
- a CDS encoding zinc-finger domain-containing protein, producing MSANAVIELSGQDLNHQGGVFCPNPKADMKLWSAHPKIYLDVARTGEAKCPYCGTVYRLKAGEAVAHRH
- a CDS encoding O-antigen ligase family protein, whose product is MQRSQLVRPAAMFWGLTVFMPVGVPYLAALLMLAALLVAGNWRERERRLRANPMWWPIVAYVVWTLVILALRPWYPQTPSNLTHGLRIAATLLMALALTREEAIWALRGFLVMALFNILLIAAFWSAIALKIYFPVLEPWRGVIFLVGNKSISNALLFTILGATAAVFGLQALSEHRPLRAVAAFVVMLAVIVVITFSLPSRTSLLALLLVIPAACVHQWRRQLKVLALVLIAVGAIAAVGLWNSPAVQQKFELGVQELEAAQGGAVSEGSWVVRYYMYRDTGRMILDRPLTGWGIGGWTEQWHLRGPKLLADYNMPHNDLLWMGSQAGIPGALTLLAILLTGVWVSWRRDDLYGRYAFAAQLIALIATNANSALRDAQIGLSLLWVSTIYLRLAQAPGDSWRGLLPRRRAAPVVSGDAPPPRPL
- a CDS encoding ATP-binding protein: MLLNLYRRHLYVRIWLAVVGGVVILTLCANWIVREAAENERERLSAVPREVVVLDAKDRAIGSGSAVRVPGQGLEFEVMLEDGRAMSLRVAPRARPTGSTGLAAWRTPFGLGWMVALVGMAVALGVYPIVRRLTKRLEALQRGVQRWGEGDLSTRVAEEGQDEVADLSNRFNAAAARIEELVRSHKSLLANASHELRSPLARIRMGLELMSDRPSPTARDEIARNIAELDQLIDEILLSSRLDAKEADMGTVEIVDLTGLAAEECARVDAELDVAEDASSDALTVRGVPRLLRRAIRNLLENARRYGAGEISVELGSRYGAAEIRVNDRGPGVPAALRDRIFEPFYRLPGASERNGGVGLGLALVKSITERHGGSVRCEERPGGGASFVIALPN
- a CDS encoding response regulator transcription factor; translated protein: MSTPQLLMIEDDARLAQMVGEYLTQSGFGFHHALDGASGLETLQQRSPDLVILDLMLPDLDGLEVCRRIRALPNSALAKVSVLMLTAKGDPMDRIIGLEIGADDYLPKPFEPRELLARIRAVLRRRSEGGSEATPAAVMRFGTLEIDRNARSVAVGGAMADLTSYQFDLLVAMAERAGRVLTRDQIMEAVRGRELEAFDRSIDVHMGRIRAAIEADAKNPKRILTVRGVGYVFAKQQD